One stretch of Kogia breviceps isolate mKogBre1 chromosome 18, mKogBre1 haplotype 1, whole genome shotgun sequence DNA includes these proteins:
- the LOC131744478 gene encoding haptoglobin-like, whose translation MSALQAVVTLLLCGQLFAVEVSVEPTTATDDSCLKPPEIANGYLEHWVRYQCKTHYTLRAGDGVYTLNREKQWINKDLGEQLPECEAVCGKPKHPVVQVQRIIGGSLDAKGSFPWQAKMVSHHNLTSGATLINEQWLLTTATNLFLGHDNKTKAKDIAPTLRLYVGRKQLVEIEKVLLHPDYSKVDIGLIKLREKVPIDETVMPICLPSKDYAEVGRVGYVSGWGRNANFVFPEHLKYVMLPVADQDNCVKHYEGSTVPEKKTPKSPVGVQPILNEHTFCAGLSKYQEDTCYGDAGSAFAVHDEADDTWYAAGILSFDKSCATAEYGVYVKVSSILDWVQKTIADN comes from the exons ATGAG TGCCCTGCAAGCTGTTGTCACCCTCCTGCTCTGCGGGCAGCTTTTCGCGGTGGAAGTCAGCGTCGAGCCCACAACTGCCACAG ATGACAGCTGCTTAAAGCCCCCCGAGATTGCCAATGGCTACCTGGAACACTGGGTTCGCTATCAGTGTAAAACCCACTACACACTACGCGCTGGAGATG gagTGTACACCTTAAACAGGGAGAAGCAGTGGATAAATAAGGACCTTGGAGAGCAACTCCCCGAGTGCGAAGCAG TATGCGGAAAGCCCAAGCATCCAGTGGTTCAGGTGCAAAGGATCATTGGTGGCTCACTGGATGCCAAAGGCAGCTTTCCCTGGCAGGCTAAGATGGTCTCCCACCATAATCTCACCTCGGGGGCCACGCTGATCAATGAACAATGGCTGCTGACCACAGCTACAAATCTCTTCTTGGGTCAtgataataaaacaaaagcaaaagacatTGCTCCTACTTTAAGACTCTACGTGGGGAGGAAGCAGCTTGTGGAGATTGAGAAGGTGCTTCTCCACCCTGACTACTCCAAGGTAGACATTGGGCTCATCAAACTCAGAGAGAAGGTGCCCATTGATGAGACAGTAATGCCCATCTGCCTGCCTTCGAAAGATTATGCGGAAGTGGGGCGTGTGGGTTATGTGTCTGGCTGGGGGCGAAATGCCAACTTCGTTTTTCCTGAGCATCTGAAGTACGTCATGCTGCCAGTGGCTGACCAAGACAATTGTGTAAAGCACTACGAAGGCAGCACAGTACCCGAAAAGAAGACACCAAAGAGCCCCGTAGGGGTGCAGCCGATACTGAATGAGCACACCTTCTGTGCTGGCTTGTCCAAGTATCAGGAAGACACCTGCTACGGCGATGCCGGCAGCGCCTTTGCCGTTCACGACGAGGCTGATGACACCTGGTATGCGGCTGGGATCCTGAGCTTTGACAAGAGCTGCGCTACTGCCGAGTATGGTGTGTATGTGAAGGTGTCCTCCATTCTGGACTGGGTTCAGAAAACCATAGCTGACAACTAA